gtgtaattattatgtattaataaatacacacacattcatgtatgtatttacgaaacatttacatgtttatatatatttatttatatttttatatattctatattaaaagtaatttaaaaaaaaaattatatacaagtaaaacaattctgaaatgaatatatgaatgtgtgtgtggttaaatatacacaataattagacacagtacacgcacatatatcatgcaaaaaaatcacttctaCCCTGTATGCGATCAATCGCGATCAATCCCCGCCCAGCACCAATCCAAAGAAGAAATTTTATTGGAAGGCATTATATTTTTacgaaaataataaaaaatgctggcactggctagGGCTGGGtgtcgattcagatgttccagatcgatttgATTTTGATTCACAAGCTGTCAAATTGATTCGATTTCAATTCTCGATTAAATTTTTGATTCCGATTCTCTGGTCGATTTTTATACCCGATTCAACTAAATTAATACAGATTTAATATCACTACAGCATTTCACCTCTGCATTACAAATCACGCATATAGCTTTGTTCTTGTTCACAACATCATcgtcgtcttgcttgcgaaatctaaaatgcttcatacctctgactttttatgtgaaggtggcatcaacgcagatgaagcacctgaaatcgccattttaagcactaaataaatgaatgacaggctcaccTCTCACTCCTTGGTAACATCatgcaaggcaaaaaagagggtgacatctagtggagacGACTATTAATTAcgttaacgttaatcttacgttcaatttttgcggaaataaatatgatttttttttatttgttgccttttgagaatcgattttgaatcgaccacatttaaaaaaaaaaaagataaatcaaaaaaataaaaatttttgcCCAGTCTttgcgctggctggcaacttaaaaaaaaaaaaaaaaactgctggtaaaacgctggtggggaaagagttaagaggtGCATGCTCACATCTGTGAACAAGATGATcatcaatattaaaataatcaaTATTTTCCAAATGCAAAAACTTTTGGAAGTACGCTGGTACTCAAATGACCTTGAATAAAACATTGACTAGTAGCTACAAATCTAAAGCACCTACCGTATTTAGATTTTACTATGctcttgttttttaaatgtaatttgcGATACTAGACTGACCTGAAGGTTGTCAAACTTGAGTCCGGGCATGGCCAGCTGCTCTTTGTCTAACTGGACAGGACTGACCTGGTGCGTGGCCACTGATATCAACACTCTCCTGGTCTCCTCTGAAGGAAGCCAAGCATCATAGCGCTTATCCACCTCACTGGTGCTCAGAGCGCTCGCGAAGGGATCGTCCCCAACCGAGAACACAGCCTGAAGCTTATTCATCGATGCCACAGGCTCCCCTGCACCTGCCTGAGGTTTTGGAACGCCACCCTGAGGAGCCGGGCCGAAGTACGTGCTGGCATGTACAGTATCCTGTGACCCTGAGGCGGGCACGCTGCTGGATCCAGACAACAGTTGAGACTCTGGAGGGACGGTTGCCTTAGGCGACTCTGCATTCGGGTTACTGACTGATATGAACGAGGAGGAAATTGTGAAAGAATCGAAGAAGTCCGAGGCTGGGTTGACCGTCCCATTGTCTGTGAAGAATTTACTGAGGCTGGGGCTCGGCTGGCACACCTGAGGGACGAGCCTGTTAGGGGTTTCGGTGTTGCCGATGGTGAAGCTTGGGGACTTTACTAGGGTGGGTTGAAAGCCGTCAGGTATCAGGGCTTGTGCTGTGGGCTGCCCACCATGGCTGAAGATAGTACAGACTGGAATGGGCTCATCTTTGGGGCTGGTTGTTCCTATAGTAATTTCAAGGGGTGTATCTTGAGCATCAGGACCCTTAGGGCTGGGAGTGTCAGAAGCAGCTTGGGTATCAGTTTCTATTTCGTGATCAGTTTTATCCTCCATGCTCTTCTCCTCATCATCTTTAAATAACCATTCAGAAGCGTCCTCAGGTTCAGCAGCATTGACAGAGGAGGACCTCTCAGCATCTTTCTTTTCTTCATCCGTATCTCCATCAAGCTCTTTGGATTCCAGGGCCTCCTCATCTTCGTTCCGGACTAAAAGCGTGTCAATGGGAACGGCGTCCTCTTCCTCGCTGTTGGGAGAATCTGAAATCATCACGCTCTCCATCATCTGGTCGTTCAGCTTCTCCATCATGCTTTCAGAGGTAATGCTGTCATCCTGCGGTGAAATAAAAGCTTCAACTTCCAGGTCGATGCTCTCCTCCTGGAAGGGCACGTCTGGAGTGATTGACGGGCCTAAAGGATCAGTCTGAGGCAGGGCAGAGGGTTCGAGCCTTTCGCTATCACCTGCTACATCTATATCCAGAGTAACAGGTCTCTGTGCTGGACTGTCACTGCTGTCCATGACTCCAGCTTCACTGTTCCCTATGATTCCAGAACAGATTTCATTTCATCAATGCAAAGATAGGTTTCTGACAAAATGCTTAACGCTTTCTCATTTGTAAGTggatttggataaaagtgtctgctaaatgaataaatgtaatgtacatAAATGTATCAACCACCGATATTTAGCAGCCCAttctttattaatataataaccATATTGGCTATAGcataaaaaatactaaaataacaatgcatgcAATAGTTTTGTAGTCTATTGGTGGGTGTCATGCTGTCCTATTTGTACTTTGTTTTATAGCTTACTTTGAGCCTCTCTTgtaatgttaaactatttaatgtTAAATAGATCCAtgtataattaaattatttgcaGAAGAGTAAATACATTAGATAGTACACATCAATGCATTTCTTTCTGAACTTTGCTAACTTAGAAACATCAAACCAGTGATCTATTTTAATGAGTAAAGTTCAACTAAGTAAGCAAGCATGCAAGTGACAAATATCGGTATCAGCCAAAATTCTCTAAAACTGCAGGCCTAATATATTAGATATTGAACAAACATACAACATTTACTGCAGGCCTTATATGGTCAGACAGGAAATGCATTGCTTTACATCACTGATAATACAAATCAATACAATAAAAGCTAAATATTATGatgtttgcttttttattaacttttggACAAATGTAGGTCATTTTTAAATTGTAATACTGACTGTTTTCTTAAAAGTCCGAAAATACGAATCCctaaaaattatttgtaatgCACTAAGATATGTGCATCCATGGGAATTATTCATTTGACATATCACGTGAACAACACTGGACTTAACTCTGTAGATAAAAGAAAGACTGTCAAGAGTCTTTATTCATTACATTACGAACTACACAAATTAAAATACTGCTGATGAGAAAACTAATAGAGAAACATGATTCAAATACAGAAATGATCGATAATATAAACATGCTCGTGGCCTGGAGACAAATTAACATGCAAATAATGCTTATTTTTCAGATACAAAGAACTACAACAATACAACAGTTAAGTTACTTTCAGACGCTGTCAGTTTGTTACCAACACTCACTCAGAGATTCAATCTAAATTAAGAATAAAATCATGATTTTACCTTCAGTTCAGTGAAATAAACGCTGAGATGACAGTCAGCGATGTAAACACACGCATGCGCACTGACGTCAGCATGAAACCGGTACGGTGGCCGAGAAGTATCAAACATCCGCGCTACCGCAGACTTCAGTATTCTGGAACAACGCTTACGCTTGCAAACACAAACACGCGCTCACATCGAAGTAGGTTACGTCTGCGTTCATGCGCTGCTAGCGTAATCTTGACGTCAGTCTCGCGGAACTGTTCTGCGTGTATTATTTGACAAACAGGATAATGTTTTGAaagataaatgaatgaatgaaaatgGAGGATGACGCTCCGGTTATTTATGGCCTTGAGTTTCAGGTACGGTGGCtctttttatcttttatttcatgtttacaCCACTGTAATGTATATGCAGAAAACTGTGTAGTTAAACTGGTTGTTGTTTTACTGTTAATGGTGGTTTAAACTCATTATTTGTATTCGTACATTCGACAATATACGCAtatcaaatatttaacacaACGTAATAATATATGGTCATTTTACCATTGTATATTAATATGTTATCATCATGATATTAATACAATGTACTCAGCACATCATGGGTCTTGTCATGATGAGAGCATTTAGGTACATTTAAACTACCTATACAACAGTATTGGGCATAAACTGTTTGCCCTGACAGCATTTGTAGCAAGAGTGCCATGACAGATATGACGTAGAGACCTTCCTAAAATGATCACACATGATAAATATCTATAAGATTTACTTTTCTGTATGTTTCAGGCTCGTGCTCTCGCAGCCCAGACAGCTGAGACAGATGCCATCAGGTTTCTGGTGGGCACACAGTCACTGAAATTTGATAATCAGGTTAGtgactgtatactgtatgtacacATGGGATTGTATGCTATAGTAAAATGTTACACTGTAAAGGCGCCATGTACAGTTATTCTGAAGATatagtaaacatttttatgatttCATCTAAGCCTCCTATTATTTTCTGgttttactaaaataaatgttgcaTGTACACAGGAACTACTGTGATCTACCTCAGCTTTTATCTACTAAGTTTACATAACAGCTAATACTAACAATCTCATGTACAGAtaacaaaagtcactgttttTCAGAACATCAGTTAATGTATGAGATTTTGGGGATTCACAAATCATATCAGCACTTAcagtataataaaaataaatacaaatctcCTGCAGTTTAATAATTTGCAGCTGAATTGAATTCATGATGACAGTATGTCCATAATAAAGATTACTTTAGTAAAGATACAATCTATACGCATCTATTTAGGTCTATTGTAAGTGCTAATTTAATTGGCTGAACACGAGTTGAGCCACATGGGTTTTTGTAATGTACATTATGTTGGTATATGTTTTTTAAACCGGTGTTTGCAGAATGTGTCATGCCATTGgtcatttttattttggttgatttttatgttaatatatCTCTGATATTCTTAATCTCATGTCTAAGCAACATGTAAAAACCTGAGTTCAAGATTTTGCATGTACATTTTTATCTATTACGACAAACCATTTATCGTTGGAAATGttgtaacaaaacattttagaagtaataataattaaacttTTATGCATCCaacataaaagtttgtgtttacatagcatatgtgtgtgtactgtgtataaatattatgtatatataaatacacacacattcatgtatatatttaagaaatatttgcatttaaatactgtatatacatttcgataatttatattatatataaatataaatattttatatataaatataaaaaaaattcttaaatatatacatgattgggtgtgtttttatatataaataataattatacacagtacacacacatatgttatgtaaacacaaacttttattttggatgcgattaatcgcgattaatcttttgacagccctaataatataataatgcagtgacggtaatttattaatttgtgacaagaatatgcagcaaaccgttgacacctagtggccgttgttggtaaaacaaCTGTTCAACGTCCCAAACCTGAACCCTTGACCATTCCTACACATGTTGACTATGGTAAGAGAGGAGGCTCATGTAAAGACTCACTGTGCATCTATAAAGCTAAATTTGATAAATCAAGAGCCAGTCTCTCTCTAACATTCATTACAGAAGCTTTCAGCACCTCCAATTATCCTGTCCAGTCATCAGAATTTATTTGTATTGCCTCCCTCCATAAAATTATAatgttgcctaataattctccTCCATTCAAGGTTAATGGTTTTCCCTCCGACTTTCCGCAGTCCGAACTGCAGGGTTGCGCTCACGTATGCATGCGCTCTTTGTCTTTCTGAGCTATTTTTGGGTACAGCTCGTTAAAATGCAGTTCATTTCCTAAAGCCGGTTTGGTTTTAAAGGCATTGTTTCCTAAACTTTCTCCCAGCATGATTATTGTCCATATGTATGGTATATTTCTGATTTTGGGTAGAAAGTGATTTGGGTTCTTGGAAATCTTAAGAcgcttcacatctgaaagaaatatgaaataaaatttaTAAGGAAGTAATAAGCAAATATGTTTAGCATTAAGAACATAAAGTTTTGCATAGTGACAATATTAATATAACACAAAGTATTATGTGTTCGTTTTATATGTATATTAAAGTTGTCATTATAAGTCATTTAATTAATTGCTATGAAAAAAGTCTCTGAATAGTAAAAGTTTAAGGGATCATGTGCTTGATTGTTAGCTGTTAtagtgagaaaaaaaatacaatgatagtcatcatttttttctcaatttttcttatttaaataattttgggATAAAATATATGACTAGGCTGCACTAACAGGTCCCAAACTCATTTTCAGAGTAATCACAGGTGTATGTGGTAGGTGTGGGTTAAGGGTCTAAATGCTTTTTGTGGCCGGTTTGTATAGAATAATATTACCCAGAATGCAttcagttatttttttttactttatgcaTCTATCCCGAGTTCAGAAGTGACAGGCTTTTCAAAGTTTGAAATTAAAAGCTGAGTGTGTTAAAAAAGCATTTGCGAGTTCATTTATTGTGATATTAAAGTAAATATGTGGGAGTGAAGCTCAGGACTTTCTCCTCAGCCGTGTGCTTTCTTCTCATCCGCAGATACACATCATTGACTTTGATGATGAGAATAACATGATTAATAAGAATGTGCTCCTGCACGATGCTGGTGAGATATGGCACATCAACGCCAGCCCTGCAGATAAGGGAGTGCTGACCACGTGCTACAATAAGAGTGAGTTTATCTCTTTCTTTTACAACATGTACTGTGTTTCAAAACCAATACAAAGACAACATCATCAGGTATACagtctgaaatgaaaaaaattattgtagTATATCAATCATGATCATTTTTGAGCATGTGGCCCAAAACTGCTGCTGACAAATGCAATCTAAAGAGGTGGATCAGATACACGACAAATGCTCACAGCTGATTCAAGAAGCTTTGCTTACTTAGTTTTATTCCAATATACATCTAAGATTATAGGTCACACTTTATAAAATACAGTACACCTTACACGTTGTAATATATTGCTCTTACACCAGGTTACACAAACAGCTGGCAATGAAATATACAGCACATTCTAGCACTTTCCTTGAGGATATTTTAAAACTTACACAAACATGAAGGGACAATTGAAattgaaaaatttaattaaatccCATGTTTATATGACTGACGCCTGCGGCTCGTCTGGTCAGTGACAGTTCAGATAGCAGCGAGTGAAAACTGGTACTTTTTTCATGTCTCATTCTATCTTCATTACGACAAGGCAAATGTGCAAGATGTCATATTGGAGTTCAAAAGAGAAATGTAATTACCGTGACATTCAAGCTAATGGAGTAGCTGGACGGCTCAGAGTCTGCCCCCACCATCAGCCAGTCTCCTTCTGCAGCACTGATCTGAGAACAGCTCTTATCCTGACACCACCACTAGACCAGTGGCAGACATTTACACAGCTTTTCCACATCAGTGTGAAATCTACAGAGTCAAAGCTTTATTAATGTGTGTTACACTGTACATTAGGGTTTCTGTCCAAATGCTGGATAAACATTGTGTTGACGTGATGGACCTACAGAGGATTTGTGACATGATTGTGATAGAAACAGCCATGCTGAAAGAAATGTGTGCAATTACAACAATATCAAAACAATGATAATTAGAGGGGAAATGTGATTTATTGTTATGAGACTAATGCTAATATAGAAAATACAATGTTTTTGTCCCATAATAATATTATGCAATAATGCTCCATAATAGAATTATGCAATAGagcaaatatataaacatcttTTTGTCCCATAATAGAATTATGCAATAATGCAAATATATATAAAGTTCTGGCTGATTactcgcatacaaaataaaagtgatttttttttgcataagatatgagtgtgtgctgtatctcctgaactccaaactgaatgtcagaatgggaaagaaaggtgatttaagcaattttgagcgtggcatggttgttggtgccagacgggccggtctgagtatttcacaatctgcttagttacggggattttcacgcacaacaatttctagggtttacaaagaatggcgtgaaaagagaaaaacatccagtatccGGCAGTgctgtgggcgaaaatgtcttgttgatgcttGAGGTCAGAGGAGactgggccgactgattcaagctgatagaagagcaactttgactgaaataaacactcgttacaaccgaggtatgcagcaaagcatttgtgaagccacaacacgcacaaccttgaggcggatgggctacaacagcagaagacaccaccgggtaccactcatctccactacaaataggaaaaagaggctacaatttgcacgagctcaccaaaattggactgttgaagactggaaaaatgttgcctggtctgatgagtctcgagttctgttgagacattcagatggtagagtcagaatttattgtaaactgaatgagaacatggatctatcatgccttgttaccactgtgcaggctggtggtggtggtgtaatggtgtggggatgttttcttggcacactttaggccccttagtgccaattgggcatcgtttaaatgccacatatatatatatatatatatatatttatacaacagttctttctggttctcgaatctgattggctaagacctgtgcgatattgtgctgatatcggcactgtaaccgcttcacctttcgtatcattccgccacctagtgaatggaggtcctaagcaggctcatctctgaatggaaaaacacagacgcgctgtttgaatcactctccgtgtatctcattagtttactagctcttaaatcagtctgtgaatccccaatcagaagttattccgtcaaagatcagcgctcttggatgttacgttacagttaatgggagaaatgtcttgtcacatcgtgtggattattaacacttggaaagaggaatataaacactcgtttttttttctggagctatatttcttatcagaacgcgaaaacaccgtgaaactgcaggtaagcaccgcaccttttaaatgtggaccttgatcatttactttatcgtgacctgactattaaaacatgttatgagatatggccactggtatatttataagcagcatgcaaaaacatatctctgacacttataaaacacagttttatatagtactgaccagaacaaagtttaataataataatcgagtgctcgtatcacgttaagaataaatgagaaagcaatagtaacgttatacaagtagttttattaacttttacctcgcgccaaaacaataacaacacaaaagacactaaatatgaattaaaaaacaagtaatagtttgataatgacaccaaatactgctgatttgatctcattttgacgatcataaacaaacaaggccaacatgagagccagggtatttctttcagaaatgtagcccagagagggcggtggtcagcggggcgagtgaacactgatgtccgctcatgctttggttctcattcgtaccgaatctcactaagcaaacgttcaaacaggcgctatctttactaatcgactgcagatttaaatataatacatatacattctcgactgaactaatcttaaaactacactttgtgaccaagaaacggtaatataaagtaacggcttttccgtccattgagttgttatgagcttcaaagcagccgaaagttttacctgtcattctggccgccctcaaatccgtggcggaagaagtagttctctaacaaagaggcttttaaaataactccgttgttgttttctagttttcgtttttcaaacgtgtgccttcgaactgttgtataaaagcaatatcgctctcggagtcgtgtgatatagctctatatcatcacggctgtgattgcctccggcactcggcctgcggcctcgtgcctctggcctaatcacagccgtgatgatatagagctatatcacactcctactcgagcgatattgcttaaatatatgtttaaacatatttttgtccCATAATAAAATTATGCCATAATTCCCCACAATAAAATGATCCAATAATGctaatatatatacagtatatatatacatttttcgTCCCATTATAGAATTATGCCTTTTCAATTTTAAAGTGTAATATGAAACAATCATTTCTCATTGCCAGTGCCATTAGTGAATCTCATTTAAACATATGGCCTGTAGAGGCAGTTTACTCACGGAGTAAAGCTGTACTCTCCTGCAATGTTCATATGGCGCCgtattttaaaacaatacaCATGCATTACTCAATAATGTATGCACATCTTATATATGGTATCAAATTGATTGTTTGATAACATAGATGATATCTAAATGTACCTCCCAACACACTTGGTCTTTGTTTGATGTTGGTTCTTCCAAATGAGCTGAATCTGTGGTTCAGTTGAGCTCCAGctgtttcatttatatttttaagcatgttttgtgtgtgtgtatgtgactctgtgttgtgtgtgttgtgtcgGGCAGCGTCTGAGAGCCGGGTTCTCACATGTGCAGCGGTGTGGAGGATGCCCCTGGAATGGGAATCAGGCAGCCACGAGTCCCCCGATGATTCATCAAACAACCCGCAGACCTTGGAGCTTCTCTGTCACCTTGACAACACGGCCCATGGCAGCGTGGCCTGGTATGCTGCACGCTATCGATTTATCCCTGCAGCGTTCCCATCCTTCCATCTCTCTCTCCTGACTTTTATTTCCATGGCTGTCTTGCTTTGTCTCTGTCTCTTGCAGCCTTTACCTCTCTCCAATCTGTTGTTCTGTTACAGAAATTTGTTACAGAAATCCATTCTGTATTTCAGCACCCGTctgtttgcttttatttttcaCCTTTCATGGCACGCTTTATTTCATGCACCATAATTCACAACACggattataaaaaatgtgtgttttgaaGCTTTGGTTAAATGGCCCACATCTATCCTCTTAAAGTTTTGCTCTGTTTCAAAATCCTTATTGCACTAGTAGACAAGACttaaatattaaaggtgcagtgtgtagattttagcggcatttaGCTGTAAGATTATGAATTGCAATCAAAGGctcagtccaccgttcaccgaaacacatagagaagctacggtagccccACAGGACAAAAAATGTTGTCGTCTAAGATAAAATACAGAAGTGACAAAACGCGCTCTGTAAAGCAGTTTATCAGTTTAGGGCTActacatggcagcacaaaatggcgacttccatggaGGGGGACCCGGGGCGTATTGAggtaaaaacggctcattctaaggtaataaacacataacggtttattatgtaatgtctt
This is a stretch of genomic DNA from Misgurnus anguillicaudatus chromosome 7, ASM2758022v2, whole genome shotgun sequence. It encodes these proteins:
- the trappc12 gene encoding trafficking protein particle complex subunit 12, which gives rise to MDSSDSPAQRPVTLDIDVAGDSERLEPSALPQTDPLGPSITPDVPFQEESIDLEVEAFISPQDDSITSESMMEKLNDQMMESVMISDSPNSEEEDAVPIDTLLVRNEDEEALESKELDGDTDEEKKDAERSSSVNAAEPEDASEWLFKDDEEKSMEDKTDHEIETDTQAASDTPSPKGPDAQDTPLEITIGTTSPKDEPIPVCTIFSHGGQPTAQALIPDGFQPTLVKSPSFTIGNTETPNRLVPQVCQPSPSLSKFFTDNGTVNPASDFFDSFTISSSFISVSNPNAESPKATVPPESQLLSGSSSVPASGSQDTVHASTYFGPAPQGGVPKPQAGAGEPVASMNKLQAVFSVGDDPFASALSTSEVDKRYDAWLPSEETRRVLISVATHQVSPVQLDKEQLAMPGLKFDNLQGDAVRDLMQRFLGEQAAMKRQVLLANSVEQNFLGLKRLISTKNWRAAVDLTGRLLTALGQGYGKSGQPSNHTTDSLQLWFVRLALLVKLNLFQNAELEFEPFGNLDHPNLYYEYYPSVYPGRRGSMVPFSMRILHAELPQYLQKPQETLDRLYRMKSVCQKILSNLQEGLAEDGSMINLTQENRQASIQLWRSRLSRVMYSMANCLLMMKDYVLAVDVYRSIIQYEPEQKVQLLSGIGRIFLQIGDIRTGEKYFQDVEKVCESKGKSPDEDASVLMNRAFVHLSQNNYADAHVCFSSVLKIDPKNPVASNNAAVCLLYLGRLKESLGQLESLVHKDPALYLHESVLFNLTTMYELESSRSTQKKQALLEAAASREGDSFNIQCLKLA